The genomic stretch AAAAAAAGCTTTTCTCACGACAAAGATGGCGATGCGCATTATGATGTGCTCAGCGCATTTCAAAAATCCATTCGAGGAAGCGATGTAGACGCAGCATTGCATTATTTGGCTCGCTTAATTGAAGCCGGTGATCTTGATAGCATTGGCCGTCGTATGATTGTATGCGCATATGAAGATATTGGTCTAGCTAATCCGCAAGCAGGGCCCCGGACACTGGCTGCTGTGGAAGCAGCAGAGCGAGTCGGTTTCCCAGAAGCTCGTCTTCCTCTCGCGAATGCCCTCGTTGAGCTATGTTTGTCGCCGAAGTCAAACAGTGCTTATAAAGGTATTAATGCCGCGCTGTCTGATATTCGTTCCGGAAAAGTCGGTGAGGTACCTGCTCACTTGAAAGATGCGCATTATACAGGGGCCAAACAAATGGGACGCGGCGTCGGGTATCAATACCCGCATGACTATCCCGGTGCCTGGGTAGAACAGCAATACTTGCCGGATCTATTAAAGAAACGACGCTATTATGAACCAGTCGACACTGGTAAATTTGAACAAGCACTCAAGCAAGTCTATGAACGTGTAACGAAAAGAAAATAACTTGTTCATGTATAGGAGCAGCTGCTTGCGGTAACAATGTGGCTAACAGTTTTTATTACTTTCTATGTTTGTAGATTAACAGATAAGAAATGGAGTGTTAGCTCATATGGTTAAAGTAAGACAAGATGCTTGGAGTCATGAAGACGATTTATTACTAGCCGAAACCGTGCTTCGTCATATAAGAGAAGGCAGCACCCAGCTGCGCGCTTTTGATGAAGTTGGAGACAAATTGAACCGTACCTCAGCTGCTTGCGGTTTCCGCTGGAATGCTGAGATTCGCAACCGCTACGAACAAGCAGTAGCAATCGCCAAACGCCAGCGCAAAGAGAAAAAACGCGCGGAACAAAGAGCACAATCAAAAGCTGTTCCGGCAATGCGCACCGAGCCTGTGGCGCAAGTTCCCGAAAGACAAGGCGCTTTTCCAATTACAATGGACGAAGATACAGCTCGATTTGAAGCCGAGATAGCGCAAGAGACGTTTATTGTTGGTGAACATACCGAGTTCCCTAATCATGATACTGAAAAGCAGCCAGCTGCGAGCGAACAGCAGCAAGCAGAAGAACTAAATTTATCCCAAGTTATTACGTATTTGCAAACAATAGAGCAAGGTTATCAAACTAGCGAAACGAACCAGCATACGATTCATCAGTTAGAGGCAGAAAATTATAATCTTCGACAAGAAAACCAGCAGCTATCTGACGAATGCGAGTCTTTAAAACATCAGTTAAAAACGATGAAAGGAGATTATCAAGTACTCATCCAAATCATGGATCGGGCGCGCAAGATGGTAATCTTCGACGACCAAGATGCATTCTCTCCAGCCGCTTTTCGAATGGACAAAAACGGCAACTTAGAACAAGTTGCCAAATAAAAAAGCAGCACATCTCCTAGAGGAGGTTGTGCTGCTTTGTTCGTTTTAAAAGGAAAATAGCAATCCCAATTGTGCCGTCCTATTGAAGTTTTGAACCCGCTCTCAGCAGGTGGGTGCCCTGATTCACACTTTATGCTTCCACTCGATGGAGGCTTGCATGCCATGTGAAGACTTTCGGGCTCCCGTACTTCATTGTAATCGGTCAAAACATATGAAGAACGTACACATCAGGATTGCTATTTGTTTATGAATTTATCTTAGCATGGATAAATTCATATTTCAACTGGTAAGTCTATTCGTCTTTTCCAGCAGATTTCTTTTGAATATCTAAATATAGTTCATCCAGCTGTTTTTTGCTTACTGGATCAGGCGCATCTGTTAACGGATCCGCCGCAGAAGCTGTTTTCGGGAACAAAATGGTGTCCCGAAGGTTTGTGCTGCCAGACAAAAGCATAATAAAACGGTCGTAACCAAGTGCAATACCACCGTGCGGAGGCGCACCAGATTCCAAAGCATCCAATAGGAAACCGAATTGCTCTTGTGCTTCTTCGTTTGAGAATCCTAAAACTTCAAACATGCGGTTTTGCAAATCCATTTGATAGATACGCTGCGAACCGCCGCCCAGCTCATAACCGTTTAATACGATATCATAAGCTTCTGCTTTAACAGACGCAGGGTCTGTTTCCAGTTTGTCAATATCTGCAGCTGCCGGCATTGTGAACGGATGGTGCGCTGCATAGTAACGGCCTTCTTCTTCGTCGTATTCAAACAACGGCCAATCTGTTACCCACAGGAAGTTGAACAGTGATTCATCAATCAAACCTAACTCACGGCCAAGTTTACTGCGCAACGCACCTAAGCTGTCAAATACAACTTTTGTTTTATCCGCCACAAACACAAGCAAGTCACCAGCTTCAGCAGAAAGAACATCCTTCAGCTGACTCTGTACGTTCTCGTCCAAGAATTTAGCAATCGGCCCTTTCAATGCGCCGTCTTCTTCGACTTTTACCCATGCCAAACCTTTTGCGCCGTAAATTTTGACAAAGTCCGTTAGCGCATCAATATCTTTTCGAGAGAAATTAGCTGCTTGTCCTTTGACGTTGATGGCACTAACGCGGCCGTTATTCTGAATAGCATCCTGGAAGACTTTGAATTCCGCAGATTGCACAGCTTCTCTCACATCTACCAGCTCTAATCCGAAACGTGTATCCGGCTTGTCAGATCCAAAACGCTCCATTGCTTCCGCATAAGGCAGGCGCGGGAATGGCACTTGCACATCTACATCTTTTACTTCCTTCATCACACGCTTCATCATCCGCTCTGTCATGCTGATGATGTCTTCTGTTGTCATGAATGAAGTCTCAATATCAATCTGTGTAAATTCCGGCTGACGGTCAGCACGTAAATCTTCATCACGGAAACATCGCGCGATTTGATAGTATTTTTCAAAACCAGAAATCATAAGCAGCTGTTTGAATAGCTGCGGTGACTGTGGAAGCGCATAAAATTCGCCAGGGTGCACCCGGCTTGGAACGAGATAATCACGAGCGCCTTCTGGAGTGCTCTTCGTCAGCATCGGTGTTTCCATTTCATAGAATTCTTCTTCATTCAAGAAATTACGGATTGCTTGTGTAGCTTGATGGCGTAAACGGAATGTCTCTTGCAGCGGCTTTCGGCGCAAATCTAAGTAGCGGTATTTCAAGCGCACGTCCTCGGATGCATCGACGTCATCTTCAATTTGGAACGCTGGACTTTTCGCTTTGTTCAAAATGTTTATTTCTTCAGCTGCAATCTCAATAGCACCTGTAGCCATGTTGCTGTTTTTCGTTGCTTCTTCACGTTCCAGCACTTTACCAGTGATACTAACAACGAATTCGGAACGGATTTGCTCAGCAGTTGCCAGCGCTTCTTTGGATACATCCGGATTAAAGACAACTTGCACAATACCTGAACGATCGCGAATGTCGGCGAAGATTAATCCGCCTAAGTCACGTCGCTTCTGCACCCATCCTTTAATTGTTACGATTTCGCCTGCATGGCTCGTTCGCAGCAAACCTGCCTTTTGTCTTTCACTCATCCGCTTTTCCTCCATCCAACTGCTGTTTAATAGTCTCCACAGCTTCCTTGATTGCTACTTCATTTTGCTGTCCATCCTGCATGTTGCGCAAAGAGATAACACCTTTATTTAGCTCATCTTCTCCTAATACAACAACAAATTTCGCTTGTTGACGATCAGCTGATTTAAATTGGCCCTTCATCTTCTTGCCAAGATAATCCTTATCTGCTGTTACTCCTGCCAGACGAAGCTGGAATGTAAGCTTCGCAGCCTCTTTCTGTACAGCATCATCTCCTAGAGCAACAACATACACATCGGTACCTGTGTTCACAGGCAGATCGATTCCTTCTGCTTCTAGCGCAAACAAGAGACGTTCAATACTTAGTGCATAACCGATACCAGGAGTAGACGGACCGCCCACTTCTTCAACTAATCCATTGTAGCGTCCGCCGCCTGTCAATGTAGTCAGTGCGCCAAAGCCTTCTGCATCACTCATAATCTCAAATGCTGTGTGGTTATAGTAATCCAATCCTCTAACTAGGTTAGGATCCACTACATAAGGAATCTCCATTGCATCCAGATTTGCTTTTACTTCTTCAAAATAAGCTTTTGATTCTGCATTTAAGTAATCGTGGATGGATGGTGCACTTTTTACTTTCGGGTGTTCCCGGTCCTTTTTACAGTCAAGGATACGCAGCGGGTTCTTTTCCAAACGGTTTTGACAGTCGCTGCACAGCTCATCTTTTACAGGTGTGAAGTGTTCAATCAAAGCTGTTCGGTGTGCATCACGGCTCTCTTTATCACCAAGTGTGTTAATGATCAGCTTCAATGATTTTAAGCCAAATTGCTGATAACCGCTCATCGCTAAGGAGATCACTTCTGCATCGATGGACGGATCTTCACTTCCTAAAGCTTCAACGCCAAACTGAACGAACTGACGCATTCGGCCTTGCTGCGGACGTTCGTAGCGGAACATTGGCCCATGATAGAAAAGTTTAGTCGGCTGTTCTGGCTGACCGTAAAGCTTATTTTGCACATACGCACGAACGACGGAAGCTGTTCCTTCCGGTCTGAGCGTCAAGCTGCGGTCACCTTTATCTTTAAATGTGTACATTTCTTTTTGTACAATATCGGTTGTTTCTCCAACTCCACGCAGGAATAATTCTGTGTGCTCAAAAATTGGCACCCGAATTTCTTTGTAATTGAATTTGCTTGCCAAATCCGTCAGCACTTTTTCAGCGTACTGCCATTTTTCTGATGTACCAGGTAAAATATCCTGCGTACCTCTTGGCGCTTTCATATCCATACGATTACCTCCTCGACTAGTGACCCAATCTCCGGAAATACCAAATAACGACAAAAAACCCCCGTCCCTTTGCATCAAGGGACGGGAGTTTTCCCGCGTTGCCACCCTAGTTGGATACAGCTGTATCCCACTTTGGGCAGTTAACGCCTGCTACGTCATTGTCTACTGTTAGTTCGACAATGCTCCTAAGGAATGTCTTTCAGTCGAAGCTGTGCCGGGCGCTTCCAGCCTATGGCGCCTAGTCTCTGTTCACAGGGAGTTCGACTTACTTTTTCCCTCATTGGATTTCCGGATTCTTTAGATTGTAATAATAGTACCTGTTTGTAAGAAAGATTGTCAAGATTGTTTTAGTTGTTCTTGTAATTTTTTTCGCTCCAGTGTATCTGCTGCTCCGCCAAATGCAGGAATATACGGATCGCTTGATAGAGAAGACGGATCCTGTCTTTGCTGTTTTCCATCTAATCCAACTGTACCAAATACACGATTCTGTGCTTCGCTGCTGCGCATGCTGTTCACACCTTTATCTTTTTTAATCTGCTACTAGCATTTACCTATTTCCATTTCTCTATACAAAAAAAACAAGAAAGCATTATGCTTCCTTGTTTGGTCTATCAGCACTATCAAGTACAATCGTAACAGGGCCGTCATTGATAAGCTGGACTTCCATATGCGCACCGAATTCGCCTGTTTCGACGATAACGCCTGCTTCTGTCAGCTTTTGATTGAACTTTTTATATAACGTATTGGCAATGTCCGGCTTAGCGGCATCAGTAAAGCTGGGACGACGCCCTTTCCGCGTATCTGCGTATAACGTAAATTGCGAAACAGACAGAACTTCACCGCCTGTTTGAAGAAGGGAATCATTCATTTTACCATCAGCATCTTCAAAAACGCGAAGATGGATTAACTTATTTACGATATAATCCAAGTCTGCTTCTGTATCTTCATGCGTTATGCCGACTAGCAGCATAAATCCCTTGCCAATCTTGCCAATAACCTCGCCATTGACAGTAACAGACGCCTCCTTTGCCAGCTGTGCTACTACTTTCATTTTCCAGCCTCTCTTCTATTGCAGCATTCTCGTTACGGTATAAATATCTTTAATCTGCTTAATCCGCTCGACAATTTTCCGCAGATGGCCGACATTATGAATCAGTATTGTCAGATGAATCGTTGCAATCTTATTACGATCAGATTTTCCATCGACTGCTGTAATTTGTGTACGAGTCTCATTTACGGCTTGCAAGACTTCGTTCATTAATCCATGTCTGTCAAACGCGCTAATTTCCAAATCTACATGATATTGTTTGGCACTTGTTGCGCTGTTTTCCCAGTCGACTTGCAATTTACGAGTCTGCGCTTCTTCTGTCTGCATATTCGGACAGTCGTTGCGGTGAACAGAAACACCTCTGCCTTTTGTTATATAGCCAATAATCTCGTCACCTGGTACTGGATTGCAGCATTTAGACAAGCGGACCAGCATATTATCGACACCTTCGACCCGAACGCCTGAATCACGTTTGCGGCTCGATGCTGCCGAT from Terribacillus sp. DMT04 encodes the following:
- a CDS encoding RsfA family transcriptional regulator translates to MVKVRQDAWSHEDDLLLAETVLRHIREGSTQLRAFDEVGDKLNRTSAACGFRWNAEIRNRYEQAVAIAKRQRKEKKRAEQRAQSKAVPAMRTEPVAQVPERQGAFPITMDEDTARFEAEIAQETFIVGEHTEFPNHDTEKQPAASEQQQAEELNLSQVITYLQTIEQGYQTSETNQHTIHQLEAENYNLRQENQQLSDECESLKHQLKTMKGDYQVLIQIMDRARKMVIFDDQDAFSPAAFRMDKNGNLEQVAK
- the aspS gene encoding aspartate--tRNA ligase, whose translation is MSERQKAGLLRTSHAGEIVTIKGWVQKRRDLGGLIFADIRDRSGIVQVVFNPDVSKEALATAEQIRSEFVVSITGKVLEREEATKNSNMATGAIEIAAEEINILNKAKSPAFQIEDDVDASEDVRLKYRYLDLRRKPLQETFRLRHQATQAIRNFLNEEEFYEMETPMLTKSTPEGARDYLVPSRVHPGEFYALPQSPQLFKQLLMISGFEKYYQIARCFRDEDLRADRQPEFTQIDIETSFMTTEDIISMTERMMKRVMKEVKDVDVQVPFPRLPYAEAMERFGSDKPDTRFGLELVDVREAVQSAEFKVFQDAIQNNGRVSAINVKGQAANFSRKDIDALTDFVKIYGAKGLAWVKVEEDGALKGPIAKFLDENVQSQLKDVLSAEAGDLLVFVADKTKVVFDSLGALRSKLGRELGLIDESLFNFLWVTDWPLFEYDEEEGRYYAAHHPFTMPAAADIDKLETDPASVKAEAYDIVLNGYELGGGSQRIYQMDLQNRMFEVLGFSNEEAQEQFGFLLDALESGAPPHGGIALGYDRFIMLLSGSTNLRDTILFPKTASAADPLTDAPDPVSKKQLDELYLDIQKKSAGKDE
- the hisS gene encoding histidine--tRNA ligase, translating into MDMKAPRGTQDILPGTSEKWQYAEKVLTDLASKFNYKEIRVPIFEHTELFLRGVGETTDIVQKEMYTFKDKGDRSLTLRPEGTASVVRAYVQNKLYGQPEQPTKLFYHGPMFRYERPQQGRMRQFVQFGVEALGSEDPSIDAEVISLAMSGYQQFGLKSLKLIINTLGDKESRDAHRTALIEHFTPVKDELCSDCQNRLEKNPLRILDCKKDREHPKVKSAPSIHDYLNAESKAYFEEVKANLDAMEIPYVVDPNLVRGLDYYNHTAFEIMSDAEGFGALTTLTGGGRYNGLVEEVGGPSTPGIGYALSIERLLFALEAEGIDLPVNTGTDVYVVALGDDAVQKEAAKLTFQLRLAGVTADKDYLGKKMKGQFKSADRQQAKFVVVLGEDELNKGVISLRNMQDGQQNEVAIKEAVETIKQQLDGGKADE
- the dtd gene encoding D-aminoacyl-tRNA deacylase; this translates as MKVVAQLAKEASVTVNGEVIGKIGKGFMLLVGITHEDTEADLDYIVNKLIHLRVFEDADGKMNDSLLQTGGEVLSVSQFTLYADTRKGRRPSFTDAAKPDIANTLYKKFNQKLTEAGVIVETGEFGAHMEVQLINDGPVTIVLDSADRPNKEA